The region GGCGATGATCTCATGCTTATTATACCCTCGAAACGCAGCGCGACACCAAACTGGCTCTAGCTCCCATCCAGTCTTCCTAGCATGCTAGAGGGTATACGGGAGGGAGGTGAGAACATTACGTTGGACCAAGACGCACGCTTTGCCGGCTCGTCACACACGCagctcttcgtcgcccaAACAGTTGTGCCGGTCTGTCCGGATCGATGGCCTGCCGAGAGGCGACGCGCCGTGGTCTCACCGGGGACTGCCTACCCCAGGGAGAGGCCGAGACGGCCTTGACCGAAACTTTGAACTTTGTTGTCCGGCGCTCGCCTCCGGTTGGAGTTGCTTTCGACCCCGTCGACAAAACAGTGAGTAAGCTGATGCTCCCTGTGGAAGGCACCCGAGTGGGCAAAGGTACTACAAACGAGGTGGAGAAATGTCTTGGATGCCATCTCAAGAGCTTTTTGCCGTCGGTGTCGACTCCCCACAGGCGAAGAAGACTGACTTTGTTCCGGCCATGGACTAAAGGTTTTCTATAAATGTATCATGAATGTCAGCCAGCCTGCGATACAGTGCAAAAAGTGAGGCTTAAAGACCCCCAATGCCCGCCACCTCATGTTCCCGCGCTCgatgcggccgcgggcgagaaTAGAGCAAGTATTGCTGGCGTGTTGAGTGAGGTCCCAAAGCGACTCGCAGACGGGTGCCCGCGACTTGAGATTAACTCAAGCAAGGTTGGCACACAGTTCATGACGTGAAGCACGTTTATCCACCACACATGCAGTCTGCCAACATGAAGCAATATATCGAAACGGCAAGTCACTCATTACGACCAGCCACATCTACGTACcaaaaaataaaataaaaaaatGGAGTATGAGGCGAATTCGGTCTATTCTGTCGCAATTGCAATTGCTGTCTCCTTTCCGAAAGGAAAGGTCCTAAGCTGAGATGTTTCTCGTTACAGGTCACACTCCCTCCAACACCAGAAGCCCCCATTCAGTTCCTTCCGCTCCGCTGCTGCAAGAGGCAGTTTTCACCTCACGCTCAGGGTTAACACTCAACGTCAAACTCTAGCTTTTTCTCGTCGATGAGCCTCGCGATGCACTTATCCGTCTTGCACTACATGCCGAACCAGATCAGCACTCAACTCGCGGAACAACAAGCCCCATTTTGCTGCAGACGGGTATCTTACCTTGGCACCGCCTGGGCAGAGTCGTTCAACCACGTATGAGTACTGAAACACGAGGTCGCCGTCATTCGCTCTACTGGCGAATTTTTCGTGATAAAAGGTGCAGAAACCCTCATTGCATGTCTACTCCAGGGGTCAGAGAGCAATCTTTTGTTTTtctagcggcggcggcgtgttcGAGCACACTAGATTACTTACTCCCTCGGCTGCCTTGTTGCGTGCCGCACAATAAGCTATGGCGTCCGCCTCTTTCATGAGGTTGATGTCGTTtttgtcgttgttgtcgtcgctgtcgctgtcgctgtagtccttgttcttgttcttgtgcttgtgcttgtcgccgacggcgatcGCGCCATCGAACAGCGCCCCCAGAAATAGAACCGTGAAAGCAAGAGCGACCATGATGAGGGGTGATTTGATTGAACTGGGACCCTGCCGATAACACGATTGCATTTGTCGCGGATGGTCATCACTTTAATAGTCGGCTCGTCAGGTCTGGTGAATACGTAAGTCGGGGGCGTGCGCGGTTCGCGCCTCGACCTGGGCGTGTTAGCACGAGCGACATCGAGattcatcatcatcaacaacgtAAGAGACGACACATTGAGaagtggaggagggcgggggaggcgatCGGCAGCAGCTACGTACAGCACCCCACTGACATGTCGACACCCGAAAATGGTTTCATGACATATACGATCCCCCATGATGCAAAATCTATTTCCCCAGACAGGCTCGTGCGGCCCCAGGCGGAGGGGAAATCCGGTCTTGAACTATGCGTCGTGTATGTAATATTTAGCGGTGTGCTCACGGGACACAGGTCAGTGCGGTGCTTTTGTACGTATAAAGTTACCAAGGTATGACAACATGCTTATTTTCTGTCATGTTCCCCAGGTTCGCTCCGCCGACAAGATCCGATCGTTGCATCTGCCGATGGCTCGGCTCCTGTTCAACGCCAGTCGGCTTTCGGCTTCGGCTTGCCCGCCCAAGCTCTTGTGTCTATGCGCACGGAATTGTATGCCAAGATTCGTTGAAGATCATGTGGCGATAGTATATGCGAGTATAATGGGTTGCCAGAAGCGCACGGAACCCCTGAAAGGTATGGTGTCTCACGGTATGGCGCCAGTCGAGTCGCAGACTGCTCAACAGTAGAGCAGACAATAATCAGGCGCAACATAGTTACTGCATCTTACGAAACAAGCAATTACAAAACAGTCAATGTCCAAGAGCGTTACCCCTGCTACTTCTCAATTTTGACGCAGCTAAAACAAAATACAGCCCGTGCTTCCATATGTGCTCCGCAGTTCATGTTGCTCACCCCGAAATCCGCCCAACGAAGCAGTGCGTGGCAACGGGTCGCCGCCAGCTAAAGCCGTTTTTCTTAACGTGACCCAGCCCCGTGAATCCCCTGCCACATCAGTGAGAGTCGCaactcgccgccggctttTGCGTTTGAGCCGATCAAAAACAGTGGACTATGACGGGCAACCATGTGCCAAACACGGCACAAGCATGAAGGCCTGCCGTGCACTGTCAGGGTGAAATGATGAGTACATGTCCAGGATAGCTGCGAGTCTGGCTTTTCGTGGCCGAGATCACTCACCGGCGTGTCGTTTGGGGCACAATGGACCTCACGCTCTTGAATCAGATATACTGGTTGATTCTGAGCATCGACGGTCGTGACTGTCCAATTGTATGTGCACGTATTGGTAATCCAGTTACAGTAATCCTGAACTGTCAGATCACGAACATTCCACGAAATACATGTCTCGAACGCTACTCACTGAGTGTATTATCTCGTTCTCCTCAAGGACGTGAACGCGCCTCCTATACACGCCGTCATCGTGTGAGAGGCACGAGTCCAACGAGTGGTGCGTGCCGTCCGAGTCGAATGAGCTGACCGAGCCGGCCAAGCTGCCCACAAAGAGCAGCGCAAGGGACACAAAAATCTTGGCGTTCATTCTGGAAACTGACTTGGCCGTTGGTCGGGAGGCGTTTGATGCTAACTTGTGGCTTTGGCTTGCGTTGGGACCCAATGTTTCCTGCCGAGATCAGGCGGGAGGGAGATAAGAGAGAATATATATAGCGGTGATTGCGCATCATGCGCATTCTATAGGACCAATTCCATTGAGTAATGTGAGCGTGGCTTGGACGAGCCCTGGTGAAGGCCGCGTCGAGATACGAAACTGCATCGAGACGACAAGGGCAGCTGGTGAAGCCGTGCACCGCGCCCGGCATGGACGGTTCGAATGACGGCGTCCCCGGCTAATCAACGGTGTCGCCGGGAGGTGACGACTGAAGCGGAAAGCGGTGTTCCTCCTTCTCTCAAAAACGGAGTGGATGACCTGTGCGCTTCTTGCCGTTCGTATGTCTTTAAACGTCAGCTTCGCGCTTGCGAGCTGTGCACAtgcggaggcggcgtgcTCTGATCTCCCCCCGCCACGTTCATCGTCACCGAAACCCCGCCCGTGAACCTCGCGGTGAACATTCGCTAATTCATCGGTCAGTCGAGTGCCCGGACAGACTCTAGTTGACAAAGAGATTGCCCCGTGGGTGGTTGTGCTCTGAAGGCGGTGGTTACCTTGGGTGTGATCGCGAGACAACATCATCAGCCGCATCTCATTCCATGACACAAAAAGTACACGTGACGGAGCGCACGCTCTACTCACTCATGCCAAGCTTGCGGGGGTGGCTACTGCAGCTGGACGTCTCTCGGACTTTCTGCCTTATGAAGTAAACCGGCCCCGGAGTGGCACGGATCGGCGGGGGACGCAACTTTGACAACTGTTTTGGACGATATTGAGATGAGCTTCCCCTCAATACGATTGAGAGTGCAAGTGACTCTGCCGACGCGCGCCAAAGGCCATTGTTGCCTATGTCTCAAGATGAGAGGGGGTTGCCGTGCTTGGGGTCTAAGTTGGCTCCATCGCGGAAGCTCCAAGACCTTATTCAACGTCGAGTACCGCAGAAACGACACCACCCTCCGTGCGGCATATCCACCAGCGTGAAGAATACTACTAGAGCTGCCGCTCAACTATGTAGTTCGGTGACATTGGTGCTGGAGCGTCGCTAGGCAGGGAAATGACCTGGGGCCCGCTGGGTCGACGATCTTGCACCGAAAATAGACGACGATCTCTGGAGCTAATTCACCCGTCTTACACAAACCACCTTCAGGAACCTCTTTAGTCGCTGTCGACTTCATGTTCTTTGGTTCGATGGGTCCGGCTGAGCAGCCAAGTGGTACTAGTTGGCACTCCTGCGACGGCAAAATGAGCAGGCATTCGATCGGAGTGGTTACTATCCATCAT is a window of Purpureocillium takamizusanense chromosome 10, complete sequence DNA encoding:
- a CDS encoding uncharacterized protein (SECRETED:SignalP(1-20~SECRETED:cutsite=AIA-VG~SECRETED:prob=0.8149)); the encoded protein is MVALAFTVLFLGALFDGAIAVGDKHKHKNKNKDYSDSDSDDNNDKNDINLMKEADAIAYCAARNKAAEGTCNEGFCTFYHEKFASRANDGDLVFQYSYVVERLCPGGAKCKTDKCIARLIDEKKLEFDVEC